The Zavarzinella sp. genome includes a window with the following:
- a CDS encoding sugar phosphate isomerase/epimerase family protein: protein MAPMKTCISQCTLMNTPMPEDLAAIVDVGWQAVELWLTKVEQYLQTHTTEQLQGLWQQHQVKPVAASYQGGLLISQGEQRQAMFDQFRQRLDLCQLIGVPLMVLAPDVAPQLDEISLQRMLVSLTQAAQWASGYGIELAVEFRTGTCCTNLETAIELVEQCQQENLGICLDLYHFIKGPSKTEDLDRLTPHNLKHVQLCDSPWLLREMMVDSERVMPGDGNLPIASIVSKLQAIGYAGHCSLELMNPTIWAMKPTQVAELGKMAMDRILESKQ, encoded by the coding sequence ATGGCACCAATGAAGACCTGCATCAGCCAATGTACCCTCATGAATACCCCCATGCCGGAAGATCTGGCAGCAATTGTTGATGTGGGCTGGCAGGCTGTAGAACTCTGGCTGACCAAGGTGGAACAATATCTGCAGACGCACACCACCGAACAGTTGCAGGGTCTGTGGCAGCAGCACCAGGTAAAGCCTGTGGCCGCATCGTATCAGGGTGGGCTGTTGATCAGTCAGGGCGAACAACGCCAGGCCATGTTCGATCAGTTTCGCCAGCGGCTGGATCTCTGCCAGCTAATTGGCGTGCCATTAATGGTGCTGGCCCCCGATGTTGCCCCACAGTTAGATGAAATCAGCCTGCAACGCATGCTGGTTTCACTGACCCAGGCTGCCCAGTGGGCCAGTGGGTACGGTATCGAGCTGGCAGTTGAATTTCGCACTGGAACGTGCTGCACCAATCTGGAAACAGCCATTGAACTGGTGGAACAGTGCCAGCAGGAAAACCTGGGAATCTGCCTGGACCTTTACCACTTCATCAAAGGACCATCAAAAACCGAAGATCTGGATCGTCTCACCCCACACAATCTGAAACATGTACAATTGTGCGACTCACCATGGCTTCTGCGGGAAATGATGGTCGATTCGGAGCGTGTAATGCCGGGTGATGGCAATCTGCCCATTGCCAGCATCGTCAGCAAATTGCAGGCGATTGGCTACGCCGGGCACTGTTCGCTGGAACTGATGAATCCCACCATTTGGGCGATGAAGCCTACCCAGGTGGCCGAATTGGGTAAAATGGCAATGGACCGCATACTGGAGAGCAAACAGTGA
- the miaB gene encoding tRNA (N6-isopentenyl adenosine(37)-C2)-methylthiotransferase MiaB — MMSDTITKRKLFIETVGCQMNVLDSELVVGSLRRDGYELVHEPTEADVILFNTCSVRQHAEDKTYSALGRLRTHKEKNPDKVIGVLGCMAQKDQEYIRERAPFVDMVVGTGQLARVPELVRNVQETRQPQYALSLGRTDAGRSVVEESFESFDPPRDASMRPTPFQAYVRIQIGCDKFCTYCVVPSTRGPEQSRTPESILSECRNLAAEGCKEVTLLGQTVNSYRFKHGDGRTTRLSDLLTAMNDIPGLERIKFVTNFPKDMTDDLLDAVRELPKACKYLHVPVQSGCNEVLKRMKRMYTVELYREMLHRCREKVPGVSISSDFIVGFCGESEESFQKSLDLVREARFKNSFIFKYSTRTGTKADELYPDDIPEIVKKRRNNELLAVQNMNSLDDHRARIGQTVEVLVEGPSKLASKQGTGPIRQLMGRSMADHIVVFDGGERLIGHTVPVKIKEASSFTLYGDVPTHMVAGEDLQPISMPAPVISHKTSLPIVG; from the coding sequence ATGATGAGCGATACCATTACCAAACGCAAATTGTTTATTGAAACTGTTGGCTGCCAGATGAACGTGCTGGATAGCGAGCTGGTGGTGGGAAGTTTGCGCAGAGACGGCTACGAACTGGTCCATGAACCCACCGAAGCCGACGTGATACTGTTCAATACCTGCTCCGTGCGGCAGCACGCAGAAGACAAAACTTATTCTGCACTGGGACGGTTGCGAACCCACAAAGAGAAAAACCCGGATAAAGTAATTGGTGTGCTGGGGTGCATGGCACAGAAAGATCAGGAATATATTCGGGAACGAGCCCCCTTTGTCGACATGGTCGTGGGTACGGGGCAACTGGCCCGTGTGCCAGAACTGGTTCGCAATGTGCAGGAAACCCGTCAGCCACAGTACGCATTAAGCCTGGGACGCACCGATGCAGGTCGTTCGGTGGTGGAAGAAAGTTTTGAAAGTTTCGATCCCCCACGTGATGCCAGCATGCGGCCCACGCCCTTTCAGGCGTATGTCCGTATTCAGATTGGGTGCGACAAATTCTGTACCTACTGTGTGGTTCCCAGCACGCGAGGACCGGAACAGAGCCGCACACCAGAATCGATTCTGTCGGAATGTCGCAATCTTGCGGCGGAAGGCTGTAAAGAGGTCACCTTGCTGGGCCAGACCGTGAACAGTTACCGCTTCAAACATGGGGATGGACGCACCACGCGGTTGAGTGATTTACTGACAGCAATGAACGACATCCCCGGCCTGGAGCGGATTAAGTTTGTCACCAATTTCCCCAAAGATATGACCGATGACCTGCTGGATGCGGTGCGGGAATTGCCCAAAGCGTGCAAATACCTGCACGTGCCGGTGCAATCAGGCTGCAACGAGGTCCTGAAGCGGATGAAACGCATGTATACGGTAGAACTCTATCGGGAAATGCTGCACCGCTGTCGCGAGAAAGTACCTGGGGTATCTATTTCAAGCGATTTTATTGTGGGCTTCTGTGGGGAAAGTGAAGAATCGTTCCAGAAATCGCTCGACCTGGTACGCGAAGCCCGCTTCAAGAACAGTTTCATCTTCAAATACAGCACCCGCACCGGCACGAAAGCGGATGAATTGTATCCCGACGATATCCCGGAAATTGTGAAGAAACGCCGGAATAATGAACTGTTGGCCGTGCAGAATATGAACAGTCTGGACGACCACCGTGCACGCATCGGTCAGACCGTGGAAGTCCTGGTTGAAGGTCCGAGCAAACTTGCCAGCAAGCAGGGCACTGGCCCGATTCGCCAGTTGATGGGTCGATCCATGGCCGATCATATTGTGGTGTTCGATGGTGGAGAACGGTTGATTGGGCATACCGTTCCCGTGAAAATTAAGGAAGCCAGTTCCTTTACGCTCTATGGTGATGTGCCCACACACATGGTAGCGGGTGAGGATCTGCAGCCAATATCGATGCCAGCACCAGTAATTTCGCATAAAACATCGTTACCCATTGTGGGTTAA
- a CDS encoding leucine-rich repeat domain-containing protein encodes MKRILFVFLCGCWGSIAQAAGPITDAKLEAVVRKTLQLPTGDLTDDKLRNLFVLEANSQGITTLTGLEKCPNLLQIRMAGNAISDLKPIAGLTNLQSLDFARNKISDISPLEKLAKLQFLDLSGNTIEKIDAVRGMTALTALYLNQNKIKDPAPAAELKKLWTLQLGDNQLTDAKALVGLKKLENLRISNNQLTDLSFVSDYTDLRILMMDNNKITTLAPLMKAVDADMKGQRRFAPYLRVYLAGNPLKDGAAEIATLKKSNVRVFDTMPKK; translated from the coding sequence ATGAAACGGATCCTCTTTGTTTTCCTGTGTGGCTGCTGGGGCAGCATTGCTCAGGCTGCTGGCCCGATTACGGATGCCAAGCTCGAAGCAGTTGTCCGCAAAACGCTTCAACTGCCCACAGGCGACCTGACCGATGACAAATTGCGTAACCTGTTTGTTCTGGAAGCAAACAGTCAGGGAATCACCACACTGACAGGTCTGGAAAAATGCCCTAATCTCCTGCAGATCCGCATGGCTGGCAACGCCATCAGCGATTTAAAGCCGATTGCTGGTTTAACGAATTTGCAATCGCTTGATTTTGCCCGCAACAAAATCAGCGATATTAGCCCACTCGAAAAATTGGCGAAACTGCAATTCCTTGATCTTAGTGGGAACACCATTGAAAAGATCGATGCTGTCCGTGGGATGACCGCCTTAACTGCGCTGTACCTGAACCAGAACAAAATAAAAGACCCCGCACCCGCTGCTGAATTGAAAAAACTGTGGACACTGCAGTTGGGTGACAATCAACTGACCGATGCCAAAGCACTGGTTGGTTTGAAAAAACTGGAAAATCTCCGCATCAGCAACAATCAGCTGACAGATCTGAGTTTTGTCAGCGATTACACTGATTTGCGGATTCTGATGATGGACAACAACAAAATTACCACCCTTGCACCACTGATGAAAGCAGTGGATGCCGATATGAAAGGCCAACGCCGATTCGCACCCTATTTGCGGGTGTATCTGGCGGGCAACCCACTGAAAGATGGTGCGGCAGAAATTGCCACTTTGAAAAAGTCGAATGTGCGGGTCTTTGATACCATGCCGAAGAAATAG